From Microcaecilia unicolor chromosome 11, aMicUni1.1, whole genome shotgun sequence, the proteins below share one genomic window:
- the LOC115480227 gene encoding ectoderm-neural cortex protein 1-like, translating into MSVSSHENRKSRSSSGSMNIQLFHKPGHADSLLTHLNLLRKRCLFTDVVLLAGDRAFPCHRAVLASCSRYFEAMFSGGLKESRDAEVNFRDSLHPEVLELLLDYAYSARLIINEENAESLLEAGDMLQFLDIREASAEFLEKNLHPANCVNMMLLSDTYCCERLFELSWRMCLANFTSLYTTEDFLRLPKDKLQELVLSEELEVEDESLVYEAVIAWMKYDLPCRHDDLPDLLRCVRLALLPEAYLKNIVAQDELVLSHKLGMEIVEDAVRCKMKILQNDGLVTGFCARPRKVSQALLLLGGQTFVCDKIYMIDRETSEIIPRTDIPSPRKECSACAIGCKVYVTGGKGSENGASKDVWVYDTLHDEWSKAAPMLVARFGHGSAELDHCLYVVGGHTALTGSFPASPSVSLKQVEQYDPQADKWTLVAPLREGVSNAAVVGAKMKLFVFGGTSVNRDKFPKVQCFDPCQNRWTVPTSCPQNWRYTAAAMVGGHVIVIGGDTEFSASSAYRFNSETYQWAKLGDVTSKRISCRAVASGNRLYVVGGYCGAQRCKTLDCYDPSSDTWSSVTTVPYSLIPTAFVSTWKYLSA; encoded by the coding sequence ATGTCTGTAAGCAGCCACGAAAACCGCAAGTCACGCTCGAGCTCTGGCTCAATGAACATCCAACTCTTCCACAAGCCAGGGCACGCAGATAGTCTGCTGACACACCTCAATCTCCTGCGCAAACGCTGCCTCTTCACCGATGTGGTGCTGCTGGCTGGAGACCGGGCCTTCCCCTGCCACCGAGCAGTGCTGGCCTCCTGTAGCCGTTACTTCGAGGCCATGTTCAGTGGCGGACTCAAGGAGAGCAGGGATGCTGAGGTCAACTTCCGTGACTCCTTGCACCCAGAGGTGTTGGAACTGCTACTAGACTACGCCTACTCTGCCCGGCTCATTATCAACGAAGAAAATGCAGAATCCCTCCTAGAGGCAGGTGACATGCTCCAGTTTTTGGATATCCGAGAGGCCTCAGCGGAGTTCCTGGAGAAGAACCTCCATCCTGCCAACTGTGTCAACATGATGTTGCTTTCAGACACATATTGCTGTGAACGACTCTTCGAGCTGTCCTGGAGGATGTGCCTGGCCAACTTTACCTCCCTGTACACCACAGAAGATTTCCTGAGGCTCCCCAAGGACAAACTCCAGGAACTAGTCTTAAGCGAGGAGCTGGAAGTTGAAGATGAAAGCCTAGTCTATGAAGCTGTCATTGCCTGGATGAAGTATGACCTTCCCTGCCGTCATGATGACCTGCCAGACCTGTTGCGCTGCGTCCGCCTTGCACTGTTGCCAGAGGCATATCTGAAAAATATCGTGGCCCAGGACGAATTGGTTCTCAGCCACAAACTGGGGATGGAAATTGTGGAGGATGCGGTCCGCTGCAAGATGAAGATTCTACAGAATGATGGATTGGTGACGGGCTTTTGTGCTAGACCACGAAAGGTGAGCCAGGCACTGCTGCTGCTTGGTGGTCAAACTTTTGTATGTGATAAAATTTACATGATTGACCGTGAGACTAGTGAAATCATCCCCAGGACGGATATCCCCAGCCCCCGCAAGGAGTGCAGTGCCTGTGCCATCGGCTGCAAAGTCTACGTCACTGGAGGGAAAGGCTCCGAAAATGGTGCTTCAAAGGATGTATGGGTGTACGACACCCTCCATGATGAGTGGTCCAAGGCGGCCCCCATGTTGGTTGCCCGATTTGGCCACGGTTCTGCAGAACTCGATCACTGCTTATATGTAGTGGGTGGCCACACTGCACTGACTGGTTCATTCCCTGCCTCGCCCTCAGTCTCTCTCAAGCAGGTGGAGCAGTATGACCCCCAAGCGGACAAGTGGACCCTAGTGGCCCCTCTCCGGGAAGGTGTGAGCAATGCTGCTGTGGTGGGGGCCAAAATGAAGTTGTTTGTGTTTGGTGGCACCAGTGTCAACAGGGATAAGTTTCCCAAAGTGCAGTGCTTTGACCCTTGCCAAAACCGATGGACTGTGCCCACCAGCTGCCCCCAGAACTGGCGTTACACAGCAGCTGCCATGGTGGGTGGCCACGTCATTGTGATTGGTGGTGACACAGAGTTCTCAGCCAGCTCAGCTTACCGTTTCAACAGCGAGACCTACCAGTGGGCTAAGTTAGGCGACGTGACTTCTAAGCGGATAAGCTGCCGGGCTGTTGCTTCAGGCAACAGACTCTACGTTGTTGGTGGTTACTGTGGCGCCCAGAGGTGCAAAACCCTAGACTGTTACGACCCGTCTTCTGACACCTGGAGCAGCGTGACCACAGTACCGTACTCCCTAATCCCCACTGCCTTTGTCAGCACATGGAAATATCTCTCTGCCTAA